From Sceloporus undulatus isolate JIND9_A2432 ecotype Alabama chromosome 6, SceUnd_v1.1, whole genome shotgun sequence, one genomic window encodes:
- the LACTB gene encoding serine beta-lactamase-like protein LACTB, mitochondrial: VGGRGAVGASRGGDDEAGQETEGQRRRRGGTKGASEGPATASRDLLRRVKDEVGAPGIVIGVSVDGKEVWAEGMGYADVENRVLCKPETVLRIASISKSLTMVAVAKLWEEGKLDLDAPVQTYVPEFPEKEYEGKKVTVTTRLLASHLSGIRHYEKDISKVKEEKEKANRALKTAKDSTKSAQKEKEDRDSEKNDPVKARPEHEGSNTKSGKKKGEFEQEEYYLKEKFDHVIDSLNIFKNDPLFFKPGSQFLYSTHGFTLLSAVVERAAGQKFTDYMLQIFRDLDMSTTGLDDNEPLIYNRARYYIHNKKGRLVNAPYVDNSYKWAGGGFLSTVGDLLKFGNAMLYGYQLGSLTSPPTGQLPGYLKPSTIAMMWTPPNTEASRDKDGKYGLAWFVAENKQVCGFCRHQRHHAFHTGGAVGASSVLLILPEEFESEVTRGLLPGPPRGVVVSIICNMQSVSLSSTALKIATEFEKDKLAQWTGPNSPLD; encoded by the exons GTTGGCGGCCGTGGCGCGGTGGGGGCCTCCCGCGGTGGGGACGACGAGGCCGGGCAGGAGACAGAgggacagaggaggagaagaggggggacGAAGGGGGCTTCGGAAGGGCCCGCGACCGCCAGCAGGGACCTTCTGCGAAGGGTCAAG GATGAAGTGGGAGCCCCTGGGATCGTGATCGGAGTCTCTGTCGACGGAAAAGAAGTATGGGCAGAAG GTATGGGTTATGCTGATGTGGAAAACCGTGTGCTCTGCAAACCAGAAACCGTCCTACGCATTGCAAGCATTAGCAAATCTCTAACTATGGTGGCGGTGGCAAAGCTGTGGGAAGAAGGAAAGCTGGATTTAGATGCTCCAGTGCAGACATACGTTCCAGAATTTCCCGAAAAGGAGTATGAAGGTAAAAAG GTCACTGTTACAACAAGGCTGCTGGCTTCACATTTAAGTGGGATTCGTCACTATGAGAAGGACATTTCTAAAgttaaggaagagaaagaaaaggccaaCAGAGCCCTTAAGACTGCAAAGGATTCCACAAAATCTgcccagaaagagaaagaagacaggGACTCTGAAAAGAACGACCCGGTCAAAGCCAGGCCAGAACATGAAGGAAGCAACACCAAgagtggaaagaagaaaggggagtTTGAGCAGGAAGAGTATTATTTGAAAGAGAAATTTGATCATGTGATTGACTccctgaatatatttaaaaatgatccTTTATTCTTTAAACCAG GTAGTCAGTTCTTGTATTCAACTCATGGATTTACCCTTCTGAGTGCTGTTGTGGAGAGAGCCGCGGGTCAGAAATTCACAGACTACATGTTGCAAATATTTCGCGACCTAGACATGTCAACAACAGGACTGGATGATAATGAGCCCCTGATATACAACAGAGCGAG GTATTACATCCACAACAAGAAAGGCCGGCTGGTCAATGCACCTTACGTGGACAACTCCTACAAGTGGGCTGGGGGTGGATTCCTGTCCACTGTGGGCGACCTCCTTAAATTTGGGAATGCCATGCTGTATGGCTATCAGCTTGGGTCCTTGACAAGCCCTCCCACTGGACAACTGCCTGGCTATCTCAAGCCCAGCACCATCGCCATGATGTGGACACCCCCCAACACAGAGGCATCCCGGGACAAAGATGGTAAATATGGGCTGGCTTGGTTTGTTGCGGAAAACAAGCAAGTGTGCGGTTTCTGCAGGCACCAGCGTCACCACGCCTTCCACACCGGTGGGGCAGTGGGTGCTAGTAGCGTCCTTCTCATTCTTCCTGAAGAATTTGAATCTGAAGTTACAAGGGGTCTCTTGCCGGGTCCCCCCCGTGGTGTGGTGGTCTCCATTATTTGCAATATGCAATCGGTCTCCCTTAGCAGCACTGCCTTAAAGATTGCAACAGAGTTTGAAAAGGACAAGTTAGCCCAGTGGACTGGTCCAAACAGCCCCCTGGACTAA